TGCTCAAGGACTCGTCCCATAAAACTACAGGAATACGCAGGCGCTTTGTGAGCCTGTCCGTAAAGTCTTTTACTTTTGCAGCTTGAATCCCTTCCTCACCACTCAAATCCAACGGCAGCCCAACCACAACCATGGATGCATCCAGTTCCTTGATAAGCTCCACCACGGCCCGCAGGTCAGCCTTTATACTCTTACTACGCCTGATAGTGGTCACAGGGTTCGCCGTAATGCAAAGCTCATCACTTACGGCAACCCCGACTGTGGCATCGCCGACATCCAGAGCCGCTATCCTAGGCACTGTTTGCCTCCTCAGATTTGCCGGCGGCGGTCTCCATCATAAAATAAAGAACGAGAGAAGAGAACATTCCAAACATTATCAACGCCATCACCATGCCCGAATCGTTGAATATGAGCGCCACCAGCATTCCGATCAACAAACCCTTAAGACTCGCAGTGGTCGGTTTGTCGCTCATGAACGCTTCCTTGAACCTGCTCGGCACTCGGTATACCCAGAGCAAATATGTGGGAATAAGCACGGCATATGCAATCATCGCTTCGGGTCGAACGATGATCCTAAGATTGAGCATGACCTTTCGTACTATAAGCGAGAATACATAATCTCCGCCGATCCTCTGGACCAGGTTTGCCATTCGACCCGCATGTGCGGCTGTGGAACCAGCAACATGATAGTCGACGACGGCCAATATCGCTAGAATTGCAACCCCGCCGGTAAATGCCGACACCACATGGCGCAGCCCAAACCGGCCCTTCATAACGGCAGTGCAAATCAGGCCAAATACGACGGATGCAGTGATCGTGGCGCCATAGTTTGCGCCAGCCCTGCCCATACCCATCACAAATATCACCAATATCCCGACTATCGGAGCAAGATATCTGCGCAGTCTTTGCCCGCTGAATATGACGACAAGAGCAGACATGGAGATCAGCAGACCGGCATATTCATTTCCGATGCCATAGTATCTGAACCCGCTGAGCTGATATTGACTCGGCAGCGCATATCTGCACAGACCGCCGCCGGTGACGGCATCGACTATAATCCCTACCGAGCCGAGTGTGAACATCGCAAGCATGGGTGCGGCACGCAGTCCGAAAGCTCTTCTTAAAGCATGACCAACACCAAAACTCGCCGCAACAATCAGACACCAGAATATGCATATGGCAGTCAGTTGAGAAGCGATATCCGCCGGGGCAAACACGGCCAGCAGCATAGCCAGGGAAGACGCACAGCCCGTAACCAGCCCTATACGAACGAGAGTGTATACTCTCCTGCGCGCTCGGATAGAAAAAGCAAGCAGCAATATCGCGGATATGTATGTGAGGGCGCCGATCGTCATAATCACATAGATGACAGGAGCGACAATGATCTGATGAGTATGGACCCGCATGTCTAGATCCCGCACCAAATCGAGCTTGTTCGCGCATGGAATGGCACTTGCCGCTCTGCCCAGCATCTCGGGCGGAGCAGTCAATGAAAACATGTTCAGAATCGTCGGAGCAAAGTCGCTTGCCGCGATGAGTCCGATGGTGCGGGTCGTAGGAGAAGTCAAAGCGCCTTTATATTGAGGGGCATAGATCACAATTGGAGTAAGCCTATCCCAAGGTTTTCCGGTCGGCAGGCTGAATGATACGAGCACGAGATTGACATCATCAGCCATCAATCTGTCGACCAACTTGTCCAGATCTTGCATAACCCGGCTCTTTTGCAGTGCGAAAGCCTTGTCGGTCATGCGGTCCTTGAGATCGTCAAGGCGCGTAGTGGAACCGAAGTCGATGACAGTAAAATCAGCATCGCAAGACGAAGAATGACTCAACCGGCCAAAATCTATCTGACCGCGTGAGTCCATTGCCAGAGCCGCTGCTGATCGATCAATCTGGCCAGGATGTATGTCCGAGTTTCCACTGACACACGTCTTCCTGCCGGACACGTGAAGCGCATCACCAAGAATCCCCAACCTGGCTGGTTTTGCAAGCTCGATATTCGTGCGCAGCGCAGGACCCAATCCCAAAAAAACAGCCGAACCCGGACCGGCTTTGCAGCCTGTTTGACTGGCGTATGCGTCACATGCCGGGACGCCGTATTTGGTCATTTCACGAGAATCATAAAAGTCACGCAGAAAACCCCCACCCCGGCAGCTTGCACCCGCACCGGCTGTG
Above is a window of bacterium DNA encoding:
- the ruvX gene encoding Holliday junction resolvase RuvX, whose amino-acid sequence is MPRIAALDVGDATVGVAVSDELCITANPVTTIRRSKSIKADLRAVVELIKELDASMVVVGLPLDLSGEEGIQAAKVKDFTDRLTKRLRIPVVLWDESLSTVEAQESLIEMDISRKKRRKVIDQMAAAVILQSYLASEERL